The following proteins come from a genomic window of Bactrocera dorsalis isolate Fly_Bdor chromosome 6, ASM2337382v1, whole genome shotgun sequence:
- the LOC125779543 gene encoding uncharacterized protein LOC125779543 → FQKQNTCPQLYAQKFLEYKAELSQKAFNFIFIDGSKTKFSTSFAVVSENLDVLRKGILPNHCSIYTSEIFAIYQAALIASKTKGNFCICTDSRSAIDALWKFKKDSVLVTHTRDLLIKHKNKIKLIRIPGHCGIQGNELADSVARSLHNNPVICFDTFKKADLSRHVRQYINNKSLLKWKEYVHHYADINPTKIRPTFPSDAKQSDILVFTRLRLGHTQITHGHLLSHGVSLCNVCGAMSTSVKHILDICPRFSIQRQRIFGLTVPSQLLSDTAALNISKISSFIASCNLSHLI, encoded by the coding sequence TTTCAGAAGCAAAACACCTGTCCACAACTTTACGCGCAAAAATTTCTGGAATATAAAGCTGAGCTAAGTCAAAAAgcattcaactttatttttatcgatGGTTCgaaaaccaaattttcaacctCATTTGCAGTAGTCTCCGAAAACCTTGATGTTTTAAGAAAAGGTATCCTGCCTAATCATTGCTCCATCTACACCAGTGAAATCTTTGCTATATATCAAGCCGCCTTAATTGCATCGAAAACCAAGGGCAATTTCTGCATTTGTACTGACAGTCGGTCTGCCATTGATGCCCTCTGGAAATTCAAAAAGGACAGCGTTCTAGTAACCCACACCAGGGATTTGCtaattaaacacaaaaacaaaattaaattgataaGGATTCCTGGCCATTGTGGCATCCAAGGCAATGAACTAGCTGACTCTGTTGCGAGGAGTCTTCATAATAACCCAGTTATCTGTTTTGACACTTTTAAAAAGGCCGATTTGTCGAGACATGTACGGCAGTATATTAACAATAAATCCTTACTAAAGTGGAAAGAATATGTTCACCATTATGCAGATAttaatccaacaaaaattaGGCCTACTTTTCCTTCCGATGCTAAACAGTCAGACATTCTCGTTTTCACAAGACTTCGTTTGGGCCACACGCAGATCACTCACGGACATCTTCTTAGTCATGGAGTATCATTATGCAACGTTTGCGGGGCAATGAGCACATCTGTGAAGCATATCTTGGACATCTGCCCTCGTTTTTCTATTCAAAGGCAACGGATTTTTGGCTTGACTGTTCCATCACAACTTCTTTCCGACACTGCAGCACTTAACATAAGCAAGATATCTAGTTTTATAGCCTCATGCAACCTATCtcatttaatttag
- the LOC125779296 gene encoding uncharacterized protein LOC125779296, which yields MCLELKEKNENHLVLLMDEMAIRKELRYNSKLDLIDGFECTGFERTNKIGKQVCVFMLKSMFSNWSSILNYFVSENGLTSNVLCGIIKEILRMISSFGININVLVCDQGSSNRKCFSNFGVSTEKPYFNFEGKKIYCMFDFLHLIKSLRNGLLKCDLKTPDGIVSFKVIQEFWEREENCNTKMCPKLTRQHIFPNSFQKMRVKFATQVFSKTVEAAIKTICDASGFKQSPQAVALSTAEFISKIDKIFDCMNSGSLYSDNCYRSAIQLNKEPHKFIQLFLCYLEGVEFVDEKKRVYFLDGMKLSLKSALLIVEEVLNDNSDTFFIMTKSLNQDKLENIFAVLRQKGGNNTNPSVAELNNILARLLAFKIIKNSSLSNCEETQDSMDQVITSVSNNEPELLVNEEEDNSLLYDFDLNDQWHENYFLEDSFCNQSDISLELVSIRYFVGYVAYKIIPRLKCEKCCEELRKKDEVLTAPSELFIFHKNYQSLTDFGNLVAPSEPLMSASVKHVIIF from the coding sequence ATGTGTttagaattaaaagaaaaaaatgaaaatcacttGGTACTTTTGATGGACGAAATGGCAATTCGAAAGGAATTAAGATATAATTCAAAACTGGATTTGATTGACGGATTTGAATGTACAGGCTTCGAGAGAACAAATAAAATTGGTAAGCAGGTATGCGTTTTTATGCTGAAATCAATGTTCTCTAATTGGAgctcaattttaaattattttgtttctgAGAACGGATTAACCTCAAATGTTTTATGTggaattattaaagaaattctGAGAATGATAAGTAGCTTtggcataaatataaatgtacttGTTTGCGATCAGGGATCGTCTAATCGAAAATGCTTTTCTAATTTTGGGGTTAGTACAGAAAAgccttattttaattttgaagggaaaaaaatttactgtaTGTTTGATTTCCTACATTTGATTAAGTCGTTACGGAATGGATTGCTGAAGTGTGACCTAAAAACGCCCGATGGCATTGTAAGTTTTAAAGTCATACAAGAGTTTTGGGAACGAGAGGAAAACTGCAATACCAAGATGTGCCCAAAATTGACTAGACAACACATATTTCCaaactcatttcaaaaaatgCGAGTTAAATTTGCAACGCAAGTGTTTAGCAAAACAGTAGAAGCTGCTATTAAAACTATTTGCGATGCATCGGGTTTCAAGCAAAGTCCACAAGCGGTAGCTTTATCAACGgctgaatttatttcaaaaattgacaaaatttttgaCTGCATGAATAGTGGATCATTATACTCAGATAATTGTTATCGGTCTGCTATTCAACTCAACAAAGAACCacataaatttattcaattattcttATGCTACTTAGAGGGAGTTGAATTTGTCGACGAAAAAAAAAGAGTATATTTTTTAGATGGAATGAAATTATCATTAAAATCTGCTCTTCTAATCGTCGAAGAAGTATTAAATGATAATTCAGACACATTTTTCATTATGACAAAATCTTTAAACCAAgacaaattagaaaatatatttgctgtaTTAAGACAAAAAGGCGGTAATAATACCAACCCCTCTGTAGCTGAGCTGAATAATATTTTAGCCAGGTTATTggctttcaaaattataaaaaatagttcatTAAGCAACTGTGAAGAGACGCAGGATTCAATGGATCAGGTAATTACCAGCGTTTCTAACAATGAACCGGAGTTGCTTGTAAATGAGGAAGAAGATAACAGCCTGCTATATGATTTCGATCTTAACGACCAATGGCATGAGAATTACTTTTTGGAAGACTCATTTTGTAACCAGTCAGATATTAGTTTAGAGCTGGTATCAATTAGATATTTTGTTGGATATGTGGCATACAAAATCATTCCAaggttaaaatgtgaaaaatgttgCGAGGAATTAAGGAAAAAAGATGAAGTTTTAACTGCTCCTAGTGAACTGttcatttttcacaaaaactatCAATCACTTACAGATTTCGGTAATCTCGTTGCTCCATCGGAACCCCTTATGAGTGCTAGTGTAAAAcatgtcataattttttaa